Proteins encoded in a region of the Flammeovirga yaeyamensis genome:
- a CDS encoding efflux RND transporter permease subunit, with amino-acid sequence MRKIVEAFVRRPFYAHMSLLLIIVLGGFAIFQMKKASFPLLESRIITVTVAYQGASPKEMDEGVTTLIENKIKGIPGIKETKSVSAENIATVTITTQAKADIDEVLTDVKNAVDGISNFPAGAEKPSVAKKREVTSAMYLDLKGDDLRTIKEYAQRIEDDFLASGIISQISISGYPNTEISIEVDEDLLRRYNISIDDIKQAIASNNIDVTGGTIKNSREEISVLARYRSADAEDIKNIVVRATADGRVLKVGDLADVHFQFEDVPNAVWNKGKRNISIQLQKLNTEDLQMISEYVNDYVEEFNASHDDAEMMISFDFLTIVNSRLDTLIENGLMGIVLVIITLSLFLSFRLSLWVAWGIPSSFLGMFIFASLLGVTLNMISLFGMILIIGILVDDGIVIGENIFTHYEMGKSPIRAAIDGTMEVIPAVLTSVSTTIIAFFPFLFLESGLEMMSEMALVVILCLLFSLFEGMFLLPAHVSNPKVLTPRKEKSKFNTVREKLDKVIFAFRDKVYVPILRFLLNYKWFGLSIPTAAIILTVGLIGGRVIEMTFFPAPPGDFFNIDLALKPGIHQDSTKEYLIRYENIAWEANDILKEENNTDFDFIKTSFVSIGNAFNGAETGTHTGQVFVILEDLSESPIDVSTIQAKIHEMIGEEPTARKLSVGANNMWGAPVSISLLGHEYDQLEGAADFLKTELNKQAALYNVMDNNQIGGQEIRLTLKPKAYALGFTEASLMTQVRNGFFGAEAQRLQVNKDEIRIYVRYKKDNRSTLGDLERMRIRTMDGMYPLAQLADFEVTRGPVAINHYNGEKEIRVEAFLLNANDPSIPIIEEVERTVLPVMKEMYPDVRTEYQGQLKSSKEDSTELFNYFIIAFLFIVMILMFHFRSFTQAIMILAMIPLGVIGAMWGHGIEGQAISMFSILGMVALSGTIINDAVVYLSKFNQDLLAGLSFDDALINAGKSRFRPILLTTLTTTIGLYPMILETSVQARFLVPVAVSLSYGILIGTTFILLILPVLVKIVNDIRRGKKQIFTGKKPTREEVENVFTEIAAEKAMEQVNEALATDQHKGLVNH; translated from the coding sequence ATGAGAAAAATTGTAGAAGCATTTGTCAGAAGGCCGTTTTACGCCCACATGTCATTATTGCTGATCATAGTACTAGGTGGATTTGCGATTTTCCAAATGAAAAAAGCTTCATTTCCACTATTAGAATCAAGAATTATTACAGTTACTGTCGCCTACCAAGGTGCTTCACCAAAAGAAATGGATGAAGGGGTAACTACATTGATTGAAAATAAAATCAAAGGTATTCCGGGCATTAAAGAAACTAAATCTGTTTCTGCAGAAAACATTGCCACGGTAACCATCACTACTCAAGCAAAAGCTGATATTGATGAAGTACTTACGGATGTCAAAAACGCAGTAGATGGTATTTCCAACTTCCCTGCCGGTGCTGAAAAACCTTCAGTAGCCAAGAAAAGAGAAGTTACAAGTGCCATGTATTTGGACTTAAAAGGTGATGACCTCCGTACTATTAAAGAGTATGCGCAACGTATTGAAGACGATTTCTTAGCTTCAGGAATCATCTCTCAGATTTCAATTTCTGGGTACCCTAACACGGAAATTTCTATTGAGGTTGATGAAGATTTATTACGTCGATACAATATTTCTATCGACGACATCAAACAAGCTATTGCGAGTAATAATATTGATGTAACAGGTGGTACGATTAAAAACTCTCGTGAAGAGATTTCAGTACTGGCAAGATATAGATCAGCAGATGCTGAAGACATCAAAAACATTGTTGTTCGTGCTACTGCAGACGGTAGAGTTCTAAAAGTAGGCGATCTAGCTGATGTACATTTCCAGTTTGAAGACGTTCCAAATGCGGTATGGAATAAAGGAAAAAGAAATATTTCTATCCAACTTCAAAAACTGAATACAGAAGATCTTCAAATGATCTCTGAATATGTAAATGATTATGTTGAGGAATTTAATGCTTCCCATGATGATGCAGAAATGATGATCAGTTTTGACTTCCTTACTATCGTAAATTCTCGTTTAGACACCCTGATTGAAAACGGTTTAATGGGTATTGTGTTAGTAATTATCACTTTATCATTATTCTTAAGCTTTAGATTGTCGTTATGGGTAGCTTGGGGTATTCCAAGTTCATTCTTGGGTATGTTTATTTTCGCTTCATTATTGGGTGTTACATTAAACATGATCTCCCTTTTCGGTATGATCTTGATTATTGGTATCCTTGTAGATGATGGTATTGTAATTGGCGAGAATATATTTACGCATTACGAAATGGGTAAATCCCCTATTAGAGCCGCAATTGATGGCACAATGGAAGTAATTCCTGCCGTTTTAACATCAGTATCTACGACAATTATCGCCTTCTTCCCTTTCTTATTCTTAGAATCAGGTTTGGAAATGATGAGTGAAATGGCATTGGTGGTGATCCTCTGTTTATTGTTCTCATTATTCGAAGGTATGTTCCTTCTTCCTGCCCACGTAAGTAACCCTAAAGTACTTACGCCAAGAAAAGAGAAAAGTAAATTCAATACTGTAAGAGAGAAATTGGACAAAGTAATCTTTGCTTTTAGAGATAAAGTCTATGTTCCAATTTTAAGATTCTTATTAAATTATAAATGGTTTGGTTTATCCATCCCTACAGCTGCAATTATTCTAACTGTAGGATTAATTGGTGGCCGTGTGATAGAAATGACTTTCTTCCCTGCTCCTCCAGGTGATTTCTTTAATATCGATTTGGCCTTAAAACCAGGTATTCACCAAGACAGTACGAAAGAGTATTTGATTAGATATGAAAATATTGCTTGGGAAGCCAATGACATTCTTAAAGAAGAGAACAATACAGATTTCGACTTTATCAAAACATCTTTTGTGAGTATAGGTAACGCCTTTAATGGTGCAGAGACTGGTACACATACAGGTCAGGTCTTCGTTATTCTTGAGGATCTTTCTGAATCTCCTATTGATGTGAGTACCATTCAAGCAAAGATTCATGAAATGATTGGTGAGGAACCTACTGCTCGTAAATTATCGGTCGGTGCCAATAATATGTGGGGTGCTCCTGTATCCATCTCCTTGCTTGGTCATGAATACGATCAATTAGAGGGTGCTGCAGATTTCTTAAAAACAGAACTAAACAAACAAGCTGCACTATACAATGTAATGGACAACAACCAAATTGGTGGTCAGGAAATCCGTTTAACATTGAAACCTAAAGCTTATGCACTTGGGTTTACGGAAGCCAGTTTGATGACACAAGTAAGAAACGGTTTCTTCGGTGCAGAGGCACAAAGACTTCAGGTAAATAAAGATGAGATCCGTATATATGTTCGTTACAAGAAGGACAATAGAAGTACTCTAGGTGATCTAGAAAGAATGCGTATCCGTACAATGGATGGAATGTATCCTCTAGCTCAGCTAGCTGATTTCGAAGTAACACGTGGTCCGGTGGCCATTAACCACTACAACGGTGAAAAAGAAATTAGAGTAGAAGCTTTCCTATTGAATGCTAACGATCCAAGTATTCCTATCATTGAAGAAGTGGAAAGAACGGTTCTACCGGTAATGAAAGAAATGTATCCTGATGTTCGAACGGAGTATCAAGGTCAGTTAAAATCGTCGAAAGAAGATTCAACAGAGTTATTTAACTACTTCATTATTGCCTTCTTATTTATCGTAATGATTTTGATGTTCCACTTTAGATCATTCACGCAAGCAATTATGATTCTAGCAATGATTCCTTTAGGAGTAATTGGTGCAATGTGGGGTCATGGTATCGAAGGTCAAGCTATTTCGATGTTCTCAATCCTTGGTATGGTCGCCTTATCAGGTACGATTATCAATGATGCTGTAGTTTACTTATCTAAATTTAATCAAGATCTACTCGCTGGGTTATCATTTGATGACGCCTTAATCAATGCTGGTAAATCAAGATTTAGACCTATTTTATTAACTACACTAACTACAACAATTGGTTTGTATCCAATGATCTTGGAAACTTCGGTTCAAGCAAGATTCTTGGTTCCTGTAGCCGTATCCTTATCCTACGGTATTTTGATTGGTACCACTTTCATTCTACTTATCCTTCCTGTTTTAGTAAAAATAGTAAATGATATCCGAAGAGGTAAAAAACAAATCTTTACTGGTAAGAAACCAACAAGAGAAGAAGTAGAAAATGTATTTACTGAAATCGCTGCGGAAAAAGCAATGGAACAAGTAAATGAAGCATTGGCAACTGATCAACATAAAGGTTTAGTCAATCATTAA
- a CDS encoding TolC family protein, which translates to MKKIFIYLGITLISISSIFAQSKSDSLVTQTVNLSLADAISEGLENNYDIKIAKENVDISEINNTLENAGLYPTVSTDLGWNHNWSHAMNSNLGIITPSVKTNFTIFNGFQVWINKSQLEELQNYSEGNAQVVIENTIKDIIIGYFEALLEQQRLDVTEQLAALSKERYDYTMSQKELGQAVTYDVLQAQNAWLEDRRNSLEQKNKLQVKLRDLNFIMGVPQAEQVLFSLTESFEAVEKDYLLSDLIERVNADNSTLKNNYINQIIKQKDIELAKAAFMPNLSGTANYQYTANYGGAEGIPNFNIDGMSGAVGATLSIPIYMGGSRRRAKQIAVINKQIADIETQQMSHSLNNQMMQVYDTYVLQREILELTEEQVTAAQMNMDMSTERYRNGQINSFNLRDVQIQYLDAQNSRLTAIYNLISTNTEIVRLTGGIIDAYSE; encoded by the coding sequence ATGAAAAAAATATTCATATACTTAGGAATTACTTTGATCTCTATAAGCAGTATTTTCGCTCAGAGTAAAAGTGATAGCTTGGTCACTCAAACAGTTAATTTAAGTCTTGCTGATGCGATTTCAGAAGGTTTAGAAAATAATTATGACATTAAGATCGCTAAGGAAAATGTAGATATTTCTGAAATCAATAACACTTTGGAAAACGCGGGATTATATCCAACAGTATCTACAGATTTAGGATGGAATCATAACTGGTCCCATGCCATGAATTCCAACTTAGGGATTATCACTCCTTCGGTAAAAACCAACTTTACAATTTTTAATGGCTTCCAAGTTTGGATCAATAAAAGTCAGTTAGAAGAGTTGCAAAACTATTCTGAGGGTAACGCCCAAGTAGTGATAGAAAATACAATTAAGGATATCATTATTGGATATTTCGAAGCACTTTTAGAACAACAACGTTTAGATGTTACCGAACAATTAGCAGCCCTTTCGAAAGAAAGATATGACTATACTATGTCGCAAAAAGAATTAGGGCAAGCGGTAACCTATGATGTACTTCAAGCACAAAATGCTTGGCTGGAAGATCGAAGAAATTCATTAGAACAAAAAAATAAACTTCAAGTGAAATTAAGAGACTTGAACTTTATTATGGGTGTTCCTCAAGCAGAACAAGTGTTATTTAGCCTTACCGAAAGTTTTGAGGCCGTTGAAAAAGATTATCTTTTATCAGATCTAATTGAGAGAGTGAATGCCGATAACTCTACTTTGAAAAACAATTATATCAATCAGATCATCAAACAAAAAGATATTGAATTGGCTAAAGCAGCGTTTATGCCTAACCTATCTGGTACTGCAAACTACCAATATACGGCGAACTATGGTGGTGCAGAAGGTATTCCCAACTTCAACATTGATGGTATGAGTGGTGCTGTAGGTGCTACCTTATCTATTCCAATTTATATGGGAGGTAGCAGAAGACGTGCAAAACAAATTGCAGTAATCAATAAGCAAATTGCTGATATTGAGACACAACAAATGTCGCATAGTTTGAATAATCAAATGATGCAGGTTTACGATACCTATGTTCTTCAGAGAGAAATTTTAGAATTGACAGAAGAACAAGTTACCGCTGCTCAAATGAACATGGATATGTCGACTGAAAGATATAGAAATGGACAAATCAACTCATTTAACTTGAGAGATGTTCAAATTCAATATTTAGATGCTCAAAATTCGAGATTAACAGCCATCTATAATTTGATATCTACCAATACGGAGATTGTCCGTTTGACAGGTGGAATTATTGATGCTTATTCTGAATAG
- a CDS encoding GNAT family N-acetyltransferase, whose product MIELRPIQKENVNSFYQWLNDEEVIKYSLSLFQKLNSKEEIQKWFNTIIDDRVNLNKGIYIKGTNIFIGYAGISNISTTNKSGEYYIFIGDKDCWGKGYGTATTTEIIKIGFTEMELNQIMLTVSEPNTGGLKAYQKAGFKLEGRLRQAAFRDHEFHDKIVMSILKEEYQEKI is encoded by the coding sequence TTGATTGAATTAAGACCAATACAAAAAGAAAATGTCAACTCATTTTATCAGTGGCTCAATGACGAAGAAGTCATCAAATATTCTCTATCTCTTTTTCAGAAGCTGAATAGTAAAGAGGAAATTCAAAAATGGTTTAACACAATAATTGATGATCGAGTGAATCTCAATAAAGGGATTTACATTAAGGGTACAAATATTTTTATTGGGTATGCTGGCATCAGTAACATCTCCACCACAAATAAATCTGGTGAGTATTATATATTTATTGGTGATAAAGACTGTTGGGGTAAAGGTTATGGTACAGCAACAACTACAGAAATTATTAAAATTGGGTTTACTGAAATGGAACTGAATCAGATAATGTTGACGGTTTCTGAACCCAATACAGGTGGCTTAAAAGCTTATCAAAAAGCAGGATTTAAACTTGAAGGACGACTAAGACAAGCAGCTTTCAGAGATCATGAATTTCATGATAAAATAGTCATGTCTATTTTGAAAGAAGAGTATCAAGAAAAGATATAA
- a CDS encoding MATE family efflux transporter produces the protein MKNAKKSFLKEVWDIALPVSLQSVLQFALSMIDQIMVGQLGETVIASVGLGSRLSFIFLVAIIGLANGAGVFVAQFWGRNEKEKISYLLGDLFKIGILVTVIGVGISVAFPHQILSMFSEDPEVIKLGGLYQQIIAIGFPAALLSASYSASLRSIGQANLVLRISLIKIVVNTVLNYVLIFGVGFIPEMGMEGAVWATVVAMWLEAIILYILVRYKQFPGDIKWKHLVHFDKDMLLPLISISAPLVLGEISWAMGETGYSMIYGRMGTVDIAAMTITIPLQVLFFGFFTGLASAAAILIGYELGQNNFRKAKLYGNKFTINTFLVGIGMAVFIALLSPLYIRLYEVSPAVSELTQILCWIFAFLFPIKMTNYITAAGVLRSGGDTKFTTSLGLFSTWLFSIPLGVVAAFYFDLPIYWVYVVVSIEEYLRLSVYIWRKNTGKWARNLVKK, from the coding sequence GTGAAAAACGCAAAGAAGAGTTTCTTAAAAGAGGTTTGGGATATCGCATTACCTGTATCCTTACAAAGTGTGCTTCAATTCGCTTTAAGTATGATCGATCAAATTATGGTGGGTCAGTTAGGGGAAACTGTTATAGCTTCCGTAGGTTTAGGTAGCCGTCTATCTTTTATTTTTTTGGTGGCCATAATAGGTTTAGCCAATGGAGCTGGCGTTTTTGTTGCTCAATTTTGGGGAAGAAATGAAAAAGAAAAAATCTCTTATCTTTTAGGCGATTTATTCAAAATTGGCATTTTAGTCACTGTTATTGGAGTGGGTATTAGTGTTGCATTTCCACATCAAATACTCTCTATGTTTTCAGAGGATCCGGAGGTGATAAAATTAGGTGGCTTATATCAACAAATTATTGCTATTGGATTTCCTGCAGCTTTATTAAGTGCATCTTATAGTGCCTCCTTAAGAAGTATCGGACAAGCGAATTTGGTACTAAGAATTAGTTTGATAAAAATAGTAGTCAACACCGTACTCAACTATGTACTCATTTTCGGAGTTGGTTTTATTCCAGAAATGGGAATGGAAGGAGCTGTTTGGGCAACCGTAGTGGCCATGTGGTTGGAAGCCATCATTTTATATATTTTAGTCCGATACAAACAATTCCCAGGTGATATAAAATGGAAGCATCTTGTACATTTCGATAAAGACATGTTACTCCCACTAATTAGCATAAGTGCTCCATTAGTTTTGGGAGAAATTTCTTGGGCAATGGGAGAGACAGGTTATTCGATGATCTACGGTAGAATGGGAACGGTAGATATTGCAGCCATGACGATTACCATTCCACTACAAGTACTATTCTTTGGTTTCTTTACTGGTTTAGCTTCTGCAGCTGCCATATTAATTGGATACGAATTAGGACAAAATAATTTCAGAAAGGCAAAACTCTACGGAAACAAGTTTACCATTAATACTTTTTTGGTAGGTATTGGAATGGCAGTGTTCATTGCATTACTCAGTCCTTTATACATTAGGCTTTACGAAGTGTCTCCAGCGGTTTCCGAGTTAACTCAGATTTTATGTTGGATCTTTGCCTTCTTATTCCCTATAAAAATGACCAATTACATTACTGCAGCAGGTGTTTTAAGAAGTGGAGGTGATACTAAATTCACCACCTCTTTAGGCCTTTTTAGTACTTGGTTATTCTCTATTCCACTAGGAGTAGTGGCTGCTTTTTACTTCGATTTACCAATTTATTGGGTGTATGTAGTGGTCTCAATAGAAGAGTATTTAAGATTATCGGTCTACATATGGAGAAAAAATACAGGGAAGTGGGCAAGAAATTTAGTCAAAAAATAA
- a CDS encoding NUDIX domain-containing protein has protein sequence MEESKIKLISNERVYHGHLNVDKITFQHQKYDGTMSKIIDRECVVRNDAIAVLLYNSSENNYWFVEQVRIPTLFNGNGYLWECVAGLIDDGETAEDAAKREVLEEVGYAVHHLEHISTFYSTPGGCSEKVRLYFAHIGDKQNEGGGLSTENEDIKIVKYSAEELKQMYFDNQIEDGKTLLAIQWLFLHYPQIYDNNL, from the coding sequence ATGGAAGAATCTAAGATAAAGCTTATCAGCAACGAAAGGGTATATCATGGACATTTGAATGTAGACAAAATCACTTTTCAACATCAAAAATATGATGGAACTATGTCTAAAATAATTGATAGGGAATGCGTGGTTAGAAATGATGCGATTGCAGTTTTGCTTTATAATTCTTCAGAAAATAATTATTGGTTTGTAGAACAAGTTAGAATTCCGACTCTTTTTAATGGAAACGGATATTTATGGGAATGTGTCGCAGGTCTAATTGATGATGGAGAAACAGCTGAAGATGCTGCAAAAAGAGAAGTTTTGGAAGAAGTAGGATATGCAGTACATCATCTAGAACATATTTCAACTTTCTATTCAACGCCTGGAGGATGTTCAGAAAAGGTTCGTTTGTATTTTGCTCATATTGGTGATAAACAGAATGAAGGAGGTGGTTTAAGTACCGAAAATGAAGATATCAAGATTGTGAAGTATTCTGCTGAAGAGTTAAAACAAATGTATTTTGATAATCAAATTGAGGATGGGAAAACATTATTAGCGATACAATGGCTTTTTTTACATTACCCTCAAATATATGATAACAACCTATAG
- a CDS encoding PH domain-containing protein translates to MRKIKFYSRIEPVAKFFWIAILIILFSVISKLIVTFGRGPLLPIVPPLVIIGLSLVLIISFLVTSYMTIDKEKKIVSYKAGPFDGEIKIDKIRKIKLNTRMYVGLKIGLSFKKGMIIYYHKYDSIYFTPKHSDDFCKQLKLINPDIEIVP, encoded by the coding sequence ATGAGGAAAATCAAATTTTATAGCCGTATAGAACCAGTTGCTAAATTTTTTTGGATTGCAATTCTTATCATATTATTTAGTGTCATTTCAAAATTGATAGTGACTTTTGGTAGAGGTCCTCTTTTACCAATTGTTCCCCCTTTAGTCATTATTGGGTTATCTTTGGTGTTAATCATCTCATTTCTAGTTACTTCCTATATGACTATTGACAAGGAAAAGAAAATTGTATCCTATAAAGCAGGGCCTTTTGATGGGGAAATAAAAATCGATAAAATCAGAAAAATCAAATTGAATACAAGAATGTATGTTGGTCTAAAAATTGGTTTATCATTTAAAAAGGGAATGATTATTTATTATCATAAATATGATTCCATCTATTTTACACCTAAACATTCTGATGATTTCTGTAAACAGTTGAAACTGATTAACCCGGATATAGAAATAGTCCCTTAG